One window of Methanocaldococcus sp. genomic DNA carries:
- a CDS encoding gamma-glutamylcyclotransferase — MEYVFVYGSLRKDFWNHKHYLKNSKFIGKGKTKEKYAMYADIIPYVVENEKISHIVGEVYEVDKKTLERIDYLEGHPNYYFRKKVPIVLETGKEIKAWMYFYPEPYGVLVKSGDYKDYMGDRHV, encoded by the coding sequence ATGGAGTATGTGTTTGTCTATGGAAGTTTGAGAAAAGACTTTTGGAATCATAAACATTACTTAAAAAATTCAAAATTCATTGGAAAAGGCAAAACTAAAGAAAAATATGCAATGTATGCTGATATAATCCCTTATGTTGTTGAAAATGAGAAAATCTCCCATATTGTTGGAGAAGTTTATGAGGTTGATAAAAAAACCTTAGAAAGAATTGACTACCTTGAAGGGCATCCTAATTATTATTTTAGGAAGAAAGTTCCAATTGTGTTAGAGACTGGGAAGGAGATAAAGGCTTGGATGTATTTTTATCCAGAACCTTATGGAGTTTTAGTGAAATCTGGAGATTACAAAGATTATATGGGGGATAGGCATGTGTG